Proteins encoded within one genomic window of Lysinibacillus louembei:
- a CDS encoding DNA cytosine methyltransferase, whose protein sequence is MKFLDLFAGIGGFRLGLEAAGHECVGYVEIDKFARKSYEAIHDTKGEWTAHDITTVTDDDIRKLRDRGSIEIICGGFPCQAFSIAGKRKGFEDTRGTLFFDIARFANILRPRYLFLENVVGLLNHNGGDTFEVILRTLDELGYDAEWQVLNSKNFGVPQNRERVFIIGHSRNASTRKIFPVGGTSTTTNNIEILAHHSGITETLDTGGGGGHYTVTMNRNEIKGITDTSHSLMARDYKGIGNQDMAAVVIPGRGVMIKEATKQGYDVAHEGDSINLAVPSSQTRRGRVGKGIANTLDTSCNQGVLDTLPADKKIPGTIGHHPIGKKFEFDGYKGDIAPCLLASDYKAPKTTLTGDMRIRKLTPRECWRLQGFPDWAFDRAREVNSDSQLYKQAGNSVTVNVIAAIAKELY, encoded by the coding sequence GTGAAATTTCTCGATTTATTCGCAGGAATCGGTGGCTTTCGACTTGGATTAGAAGCGGCCGGTCATGAATGCGTAGGCTATGTAGAAATAGATAAATTCGCTCGTAAATCATACGAGGCAATACATGATACGAAAGGAGAGTGGACAGCCCATGACATTACAACCGTTACAGATGACGATATTCGAAAACTTCGGGATAGAGGATCAATCGAAATTATTTGTGGAGGATTCCCATGTCAAGCTTTTTCAATTGCTGGGAAACGCAAAGGATTCGAGGACACACGAGGAACTTTATTCTTTGATATCGCTCGCTTCGCAAATATCCTCAGACCACGCTATTTATTCCTTGAAAACGTCGTTGGATTGCTCAACCATAACGGGGGGGATACGTTCGAGGTTATCCTCCGAACGTTGGATGAACTTGGGTATGATGCGGAATGGCAAGTGCTTAACTCTAAGAATTTCGGGGTCCCACAAAATAGAGAACGGGTGTTCATTATCGGACATTCTCGAAACGCAAGTACCCGAAAAATATTTCCTGTCGGAGGAACAAGTACAACGACTAACAATATCGAAATCCTAGCGCATCATAGTGGCATAACAGAAACACTAGACACTGGTGGCGGTGGCGGTCATTACACTGTCACAATGAATCGCAATGAAATAAAAGGTATTACTGACACAAGTCATAGCTTAATGGCTAGGGATTATAAAGGCATAGGTAATCAAGATATGGCGGCTGTAGTTATTCCTGGGCGTGGTGTAATGATAAAAGAAGCAACCAAACAGGGTTATGATGTCGCGCATGAGGGCGATTCTATTAATCTCGCTGTGCCAAGCTCACAAACTCGTAGAGGGCGAGTGGGTAAAGGTATTGCCAATACACTTGATACATCATGCAATCAAGGTGTTTTAGATACTTTGCCAGCAGATAAAAAAATACCAGGTACTATAGGGCATCATCCTATCGGTAAAAAATTTGAGTTTGATGGATACAAAGGGGATATAGCACCTTGCTTGTTAGCATCTGACTATAAAGCACCAAAAACAACTCTAACAGGCGACATGCGCATACGCAAATTAACGCCTAGAGAGTGCTGGCGACTACAAGGTTTCCCCGATTGGGCGTTTGACCGAGCGAGAGAGGTTAATAGTGATAGTCAGTTGTACAAGCAAGCTGGCAATTCGGTGACTGTCAATGTGATAGCAGCCATTGCCAAAGAGCTTTATTAA